The Chiloscyllium punctatum isolate Juve2018m chromosome 42, sChiPun1.3, whole genome shotgun sequence genome includes a region encoding these proteins:
- the tmem101 gene encoding transmembrane protein 101 isoform X2, with protein sequence MALEVRRRLFKILMRFGAIILTRFPFWNCFSMLMLFAERADQRRKPDIPVPYLYFDMGAAVICASFMSFGVKRRWFALGAALQLAVSTYASYIGEQVHYGDWLKVRMYSRTIAVIGGFLILASGAGEVYRQKPRTRSLQSTGQVFLGINLICVAYSLQHSKEDRLAYLNHIIGVIHAGKLHWKCATEVPADLAGNFKRLLLCKVSGFPTEPAGHFENIVLLYDQFYFPPQCHWYPPLHSLTRQCIHQVLQI encoded by the exons ATGGCGCTGGAGGTTCGCAGGCGGCTCTTTAAAATCCTCATGCGCTTCGGCGCCATCATCCTGACCCGCTTCCCGTTCTGGAACTGCTTCAGCATGTTGATGCTGTTCGCGGAGCGGGCCGACCAGCgcag GAAGCCGGATATTCCAGTGCCATACCTCTATTTTGATATGGGTGCTGCAGTGATTTGTGCCAGTTTCATGTCTTTTGGAGTGAAGAGGAGGTGGTTTGCTTTAGGGGCTGCCCTCCAATTGGCTGTTAGCACATATGCGTCATACATTGGAGAACAAGTCCATTATGGGGACTGGCTGAAG GTGAGAATGTATTCCAGAACTATAGCCGTTATTGGAGGATTTTTGATTTTAGCAAGTGGTGCTGGTGAAGTTTATCGGCAGAAGCCACGGACCCGGTCATTGCAGTCTACTGGACAGGTGTTTCTTGGCATCAACCTTATTTGTGTG GCCTACTCCCTGCAGCACAGTAAGGAGGACCGTCTGGCCTATCTGAACCACATCATAGGAG TTATTCATGCTGGCAAGCTACACTGGAAATGTGCAACTGAGGTCCCAGCTGATCTAGCTGGCAACTTCAAGAGACTACTTTTGTGTAAGGTCAGTGGGTTTCCTACAGAGCCAGCAGGACATTTTGAGAACATTGTTCTTTTATATGACCAGTTTTATTTTCCACCACAATGCCACTGGTATCCCCCGCTGCACAGTTTAACAAGGCAGTGCATCCATCAAGTTCTTCAGATCTGA
- the tmem101 gene encoding transmembrane protein 101 isoform X3 gives MALEVRRRLFKILMRFGAIILTRFPFWNCFSMLMLFAERADQRRKPDIPVPYLYFDMGAAVICASFMSFGVKRRWFALGAALQLAVSTYASYIGEQVHYGDWLKVRMYSRTIAVIGGFLILASGAGEVYRQKPRTRSLQSTGQVFLGINLICVAYSLQHSKEDRLAYLNHIIGVIHAGKLHWKCATEVPADLAGNFKRLLLCKADWKHESWIQ, from the exons ATGGCGCTGGAGGTTCGCAGGCGGCTCTTTAAAATCCTCATGCGCTTCGGCGCCATCATCCTGACCCGCTTCCCGTTCTGGAACTGCTTCAGCATGTTGATGCTGTTCGCGGAGCGGGCCGACCAGCgcag GAAGCCGGATATTCCAGTGCCATACCTCTATTTTGATATGGGTGCTGCAGTGATTTGTGCCAGTTTCATGTCTTTTGGAGTGAAGAGGAGGTGGTTTGCTTTAGGGGCTGCCCTCCAATTGGCTGTTAGCACATATGCGTCATACATTGGAGAACAAGTCCATTATGGGGACTGGCTGAAG GTGAGAATGTATTCCAGAACTATAGCCGTTATTGGAGGATTTTTGATTTTAGCAAGTGGTGCTGGTGAAGTTTATCGGCAGAAGCCACGGACCCGGTCATTGCAGTCTACTGGACAGGTGTTTCTTGGCATCAACCTTATTTGTGTG GCCTACTCCCTGCAGCACAGTAAGGAGGACCGTCTGGCCTATCTGAACCACATCATAGGAG TTATTCATGCTGGCAAGCTACACTGGAAATGTGCAACTGAGGTCCCAGCTGATCTAGCTGGCAACTTCAAGAGACTACTTTTGTGTAAG
- the tmem101 gene encoding transmembrane protein 101 isoform X1 yields the protein MALEVRRRLFKILMRFGAIILTRFPFWNCFSMLMLFAERADQRRKPDIPVPYLYFDMGAAVICASFMSFGVKRRWFALGAALQLAVSTYASYIGEQVHYGDWLKVRMYSRTIAVIGGFLILASGAGEVYRQKPRTRSLQSTGQVFLGINLICVAYSLQHSKEDRLAYLNHIIGGEITLQLLFVLYAVLALSFLSGYCVRTAAQILSVLMPLVVLFIDGNVGYWHHSRRIEFWNQMKLLGQNVGIFGAAIILATDC from the exons ATGGCGCTGGAGGTTCGCAGGCGGCTCTTTAAAATCCTCATGCGCTTCGGCGCCATCATCCTGACCCGCTTCCCGTTCTGGAACTGCTTCAGCATGTTGATGCTGTTCGCGGAGCGGGCCGACCAGCgcag GAAGCCGGATATTCCAGTGCCATACCTCTATTTTGATATGGGTGCTGCAGTGATTTGTGCCAGTTTCATGTCTTTTGGAGTGAAGAGGAGGTGGTTTGCTTTAGGGGCTGCCCTCCAATTGGCTGTTAGCACATATGCGTCATACATTGGAGAACAAGTCCATTATGGGGACTGGCTGAAG GTGAGAATGTATTCCAGAACTATAGCCGTTATTGGAGGATTTTTGATTTTAGCAAGTGGTGCTGGTGAAGTTTATCGGCAGAAGCCACGGACCCGGTCATTGCAGTCTACTGGACAGGTGTTTCTTGGCATCAACCTTATTTGTGTG GCCTACTCCCTGCAGCACAGTAAGGAGGACCGTCTGGCCTATCTGAACCACATCATAGGAGGTGAAATTACACTCCAGTTGTTGTTTGTACTATATGCTGTACTGGCCTTGTCTTTCCTCTCTGGCTATTGTGTACGGACTGCAGCCCAGATACTGTCTGTTCTTATGCCTCTTGTAGTTCTCTTCATCGATGGCAATGTGGGCTATTGGCATCATTCCCGTCGGATTGAATTCTGGAATCAAATGAAGCTCCTTGGGCAGAATGTGGGCATTTTTGGTGCTGCTATAATTTTGGCAACAGATTGTTAA
- the tmem101 gene encoding transmembrane protein 101 isoform X4: MALEVRRRLFKILMRFGAIILTRFPFWNCFSMLMLFAERADQRRKPDIPVPYLYFDMGAAVICASFMSFGVKRRWFALGAALQLAVSTYASYIGEQVHYGDWLKVRMYSRTIAVIGGFLILASGAGEVYRQKPRTRSLQSTGQVFLGINLICVAYSLQHSKEDRLAYLNHIIGGQLQKSL, translated from the exons ATGGCGCTGGAGGTTCGCAGGCGGCTCTTTAAAATCCTCATGCGCTTCGGCGCCATCATCCTGACCCGCTTCCCGTTCTGGAACTGCTTCAGCATGTTGATGCTGTTCGCGGAGCGGGCCGACCAGCgcag GAAGCCGGATATTCCAGTGCCATACCTCTATTTTGATATGGGTGCTGCAGTGATTTGTGCCAGTTTCATGTCTTTTGGAGTGAAGAGGAGGTGGTTTGCTTTAGGGGCTGCCCTCCAATTGGCTGTTAGCACATATGCGTCATACATTGGAGAACAAGTCCATTATGGGGACTGGCTGAAG GTGAGAATGTATTCCAGAACTATAGCCGTTATTGGAGGATTTTTGATTTTAGCAAGTGGTGCTGGTGAAGTTTATCGGCAGAAGCCACGGACCCGGTCATTGCAGTCTACTGGACAGGTGTTTCTTGGCATCAACCTTATTTGTGTG GCCTACTCCCTGCAGCACAGTAAGGAGGACCGTCTGGCCTATCTGAACCACATCATAGGAG
- the tmem101 gene encoding transmembrane protein 101 isoform X5 — protein sequence MALEVRRRLFKILMRFGAIILTRFPFWNCFSMLMLFAERADQRRKPDIPVPYLYFDMGAAVICASFMSFGVKRRWFALGAALQLAVSTYASYIGEQVHYGDWLKVRMYSRTIAVIGGFLILASGAGEVYRQKPRTRSLQSTGQVFLGINLICVAYSLQHSKEDRLAYLNHIIGVGI from the exons ATGGCGCTGGAGGTTCGCAGGCGGCTCTTTAAAATCCTCATGCGCTTCGGCGCCATCATCCTGACCCGCTTCCCGTTCTGGAACTGCTTCAGCATGTTGATGCTGTTCGCGGAGCGGGCCGACCAGCgcag GAAGCCGGATATTCCAGTGCCATACCTCTATTTTGATATGGGTGCTGCAGTGATTTGTGCCAGTTTCATGTCTTTTGGAGTGAAGAGGAGGTGGTTTGCTTTAGGGGCTGCCCTCCAATTGGCTGTTAGCACATATGCGTCATACATTGGAGAACAAGTCCATTATGGGGACTGGCTGAAG GTGAGAATGTATTCCAGAACTATAGCCGTTATTGGAGGATTTTTGATTTTAGCAAGTGGTGCTGGTGAAGTTTATCGGCAGAAGCCACGGACCCGGTCATTGCAGTCTACTGGACAGGTGTTTCTTGGCATCAACCTTATTTGTGTG GCCTACTCCCTGCAGCACAGTAAGGAGGACCGTCTGGCCTATCTGAACCACATCATAGGAG
- the LOC140465818 gene encoding uncharacterized protein: MHPVVISCLGILVSFLQIDGFKACPRRCSCYDSSHLVDCKGRSLSHIPGDIPHSTWMLDFGTNGLREVPSSAFSGHWGLRILLLPHNRIESIHQGAFESLSFLEMLDLNANHIQHLPGDFSDSLQRLLELRLSNNWLEYIHYNSMRSFENLEKLDLSGNRIRSMETGVFRGLYKLSHLLLKNNRLHVIEDGFFFMLQSLEALHLENNNITSIEGEAFASLRSLSLLCLNGNHLKHIEFKTFLNIQTQGTHLQLADNRWVCDCDLQREFGKISSIRHLRVDDYGNISCSEPGQLRGDLLVDVDSQLCIAETATVLVITGTVLVTVIAAIVMAERNRKKNSNKTWNDSEGPLDSQDK, translated from the coding sequence ATGCATCCAGTGGTTATCAGTTGCCTCGGGATATTGGTGAGCTTCCTGCAAATCGATGGGTTCAAAGCATGTCCCCGCCGCTGCTCCTGTTACGATTCCTCGCATTTGGTGGACTGCAAAGGGCGTTCTCTGAGCCACATTCCCGGGGACATCCCGCACAGCACCTGGATGTTGGATTTCGGGACCAACGGCTTGCGGGAGGTCCCCAGCAGTGCTTTCAGCGGCCACTGGGGACTCAGGATCCTCCTGCTGCCTCACAACCGAATCGAGAGCATCCACCAGGGAGCTTTTGAATCTCTGTCTTTTCTGGAAATGTTGGATCTGAACGCGAACCACATACAGCACTTGCCTGGGGACTTCTCGGACAGCTTGCAGCGTCTGCTGGAATTGCGGCTGTCCAATAACTGGCTTGAGTACATCCACTACAACAGCATGAGGTCTTTCGAGAATTTGGAGAAATTAGACTTGAGCGGGAACAGAATTCGTTCCATGGAAACAGGGGTtttcagaggtttatataaactcAGCCACCTGTTGTTGAAAAACAACAGGCTGCATGTTATTGAGGATGGATTCTTCTTCATGCTTCAGAGCCTGGAAGCTCTGCACTTGGAAAACAACAACATTACAAGCATCGAGGGGGAGGCCTTCGCTTCTCTGCGCAGCCTGAGCCTCCTGTGTCTAAATGGGAACCATCTAAAGCACATCGAGTTCAAAACCTTCTTGAACATCCAGACCCAGGGCACTCACCTGCAGCTTGCGGATAACCGCTGGGTTTGTGACTGCGACCTTCAGAGGGAGTTTGggaagatctccagcatccggCACCTGCGCGTGGATGATTATGGCAACATCAGTTGTTCAGAGCCCGGGCAGCTCCGCGGTGACCTGCTGGTGGATGTAGACTCGCAGCTCTGTATCGCCGAGACTGCCACCGTGCTGGTGATAACCGGGACGGTGCTGGTGACGGTCATAGCTGCCATTGTCATGGCCGAGAGAAACCGCAAGAAAAACAGCAACAAGACCTGGAATGACAGTGAGGGGCCGTTGGATTCCCAGGACAAATGA